GTTAAGATGTGATAAAAGGTGTGGTTTTCAGAAAGGCAACGCAGGCAACAcaagtaaattttaacttttcaaaGCAAAAACCGGTAAaaggttacaaaaataaaacagtgcAATGTTGTTGCAATGATACAAATTGCGCAAACATGATAGCACACGTTTCTGATACTGAATCTGAAGACATTGAACTAAAACAATGCAAAAGTCCAATAGTCGTGATATCAGTTTATCCAAGGCAGGACTCAAAAGACAATATCAAAAGTAATCCCGTCAAAATTATTCGTCATCAAAATTCAccccaaaataaaatatttagtaaaacacATCAAGTGAACAATATCCAAGTTAAGAGCGAAAGGAAGCCCAGAACAGAAACTACAAATAACAGTTTCATTGAGCGTAGTATTAACAGAAGTAGATCCCCTTCTCCCGTTTCTAAAAcggtcaaatataaaaatacggaTTCAAATACAAGAATTAATAATAGACCGAAACGAGTAAGCCCTTTTCGTCAAACAAGTCCTGATAAATCAGCAAATAAATCGAATGACATCAAACAGAATGTTTATAATACTTCTAAATCTATAAAGGAAACAGATATTCGAAAAGAACAACATGATATtagaaattcaaataaagaacagGTTAAAAAGGCTTTAGTGAACACcttccttaaaaataataagttgttCGATCCTAAAGAAGATACTTCAAAAATAACCATAGATATTAATGGTGATAAAgaacaatataatgttttatttgaacagCGTAATTTTGATACTGGGTTGACAGTGCGAAAAACATTA
This is a stretch of genomic DNA from Vanessa atalanta chromosome 20, ilVanAtal1.2, whole genome shotgun sequence. It encodes these proteins:
- the LOC125071833 gene encoding uncharacterized protein LOC125071833: MERNRRQQNKINTTRNECWGCECSNCKNNNQSNDVNGRKSRVTIFGQLGLTQDDRYVLNCAATLNDKPIQTNYMDNNKSIYQRETSRDTETKATQATQVNFNFSKQKPVKGYKNKTVQCCCNDTNCANMIAHVSDTESEDIELKQCKSPIVVISVYPRQDSKDNIKSNPVKIIRHQNSPQNKIFSKTHQVNNIQVKSERKPRTETTNNSFIERSINRSRSPSPVSKTVKYKNTDSNTRINNRPKRVSPFRQTSPDKSANKSNDIKQNVYNTSKSIKETDIRKEQHDIRNSNKEQVKKALVNTFLKNNKLFDPKEDTSKITIDINGDKEQYNVLFEQRNFDTGLTVRKTLKAQSYKKSNQKYGPKSKKKLLSLSENDDKESCKNRLYTPQCRNIPNLLASDSGLKVKDSLEICHRREGRNSSRLELSPRPTNLIDSPSKHFRGDNCSLINPDERDKEIRKLLGVLRDYRYEDREEPKC